CATCACGCGGTTGGCGAGGCATGGACTCCCGAGCAACGCGCGGCCCTCGCATGGCTTTGCCAACGCCTGATGGCCGATTGGTCAATTGTCCTCGGCGCAATTGAAACCCATCGCTTTGTGGCTTTGCCTGCGGGACGCAAGCCTGATCCTTCCGACTGGACGGATCGCAGCTTCTATGACTGGCGAGCGGCCCTGATCGCTCCGGTCCAACCAGCTGGAACTTATCCGGTGGCGCTTGAACTCAAAGTGGCATGGCAAACCAGTGGCGGTCTGTGGCATGCGTCGCAGTTTGCCCCGGGCTATGCCCTGACTCCCTTCTTTCGCCATCCTGATGGCCATCAGTATCAACTCTTCGAGCGCAGTGGTGCACGCTTTACGCCCCACGGCAGCATCGAATGGTTGTTTACCGACGAAGTGGAACGCCTGAAACAGTGGTGGCACACCCACCCATAAT
The DNA window shown above is from Chloroflexota bacterium and carries:
- a CDS encoding N-acetylmuramoyl-L-alanine amidase yields the protein MTFVIDRRWRKHHRPVGTGWDYRPKGIKPSSAVIHTTNGNRGSSFEAEADYLEASSGVGAHYLVGQRGQIAEILPPIYRAWHAGAAKDDWINSRSIGIECHHAVGEAWTPEQRAALAWLCQRLMADWSIVLGAIETHRFVALPAGRKPDPSDWTDRSFYDWRAALIAPVQPAGTYPVALELKVAWQTSGGLWHASQFAPGYALTPFFRHPDGHQYQLFERSGARFTPHGSIEWLFTDEVERLKQWWHTHP